One stretch of Cellulomonas wangsupingiae DNA includes these proteins:
- a CDS encoding ABC transporter ATP-binding protein, whose amino-acid sequence MTSATGVPALEIDALRKVFGDHVAVDHVALTVPAGSCFGMVGVNGAGKTTLLSMATGLLRPDAGTARVFGVDVWTDAPRATALLGVLPDGLGMPERLTGEEVLTYLGLLRGLTEPVVRERRGELLDALELPHGRERLVAEYSTGMRKKLGLAVALLHGPRLLVLDEPLEAVDPVSARTIRRILADFVAGGGSVVISSHVMALVEQICDHVAVVDEGRLLVAGPLDEVRAGASLEERFTSLVGLTAEPVGLSWL is encoded by the coding sequence ATGACGAGCGCCACCGGTGTACCCGCGCTGGAGATCGACGCGCTGCGCAAGGTGTTCGGCGACCACGTCGCCGTCGACCACGTCGCGCTGACCGTCCCCGCGGGCTCGTGCTTCGGCATGGTCGGCGTCAACGGCGCCGGCAAGACGACGCTGCTCTCGATGGCGACCGGCCTCCTGCGTCCCGACGCGGGCACGGCACGCGTCTTCGGTGTCGACGTGTGGACCGACGCGCCGCGCGCCACGGCCCTGCTCGGCGTCCTGCCCGACGGGCTGGGGATGCCGGAGCGGCTCACCGGCGAGGAGGTCCTCACCTACCTGGGGCTGCTGCGCGGGCTCACCGAGCCCGTGGTCCGCGAGCGCCGGGGCGAGCTGCTCGACGCGCTCGAGCTGCCGCACGGGCGCGAGCGCCTCGTCGCGGAGTACTCGACGGGCATGCGCAAGAAGCTCGGCCTCGCCGTCGCGCTGCTGCACGGCCCACGGCTGCTCGTGCTCGACGAGCCGCTCGAGGCGGTCGACCCCGTCTCCGCGCGCACGATCCGGCGCATCCTCGCCGACTTCGTCGCGGGCGGCGGGTCCGTCGTCATCTCCAGCCACGTCATGGCGCTGGTCGAGCAGATCTGCGACCACGTGGCCGTCGTCGACGAGGGCCGGCTGCTGGTCGCCGGACCGCTCGACGAGGTCCGCGCCGGCGCGTCCCTCGAGGAGCGGTTCACCTCGCTGGTCGGGCTCACGGCCGAGCCGGTCGGCCTGTCGTGGCTCTGA
- a CDS encoding vWA domain-containing protein — MTQEMGYEAQVAPEEWRDVPVEPQEEYDDSPEQPFQDVATSPLSTFASDVDTASYSNLRRQLRQGVAPEGVRIEELVNYFDYDYPAPAPDAADPFTVTTQVADAPWAPGHQLAMIGVQATDATPTSRGNNVVFLLDVSGSMDDPNKLPLLAESFELLVEQLDERDTVSIVTYAGSDQVLADSVPGDRRDELVRTLRDLRAGGTTGGAAGLRTAYELAEKNFVDGGNNRVVLATDGDFNVGPSTPEQLTELIEEHARSGVYISVLGFGMGNLKDSTMEAIADHGNGNYAYIDTINEARKVLVDEFDSTMFVVAQDLKVQVELNPATVSRYRLLGYDNRRLEDEEFDDDTKDAGDVGAGHAVTAFYELVPAGDGPQDDGLAYQDVEAGDSTDFMTVHVRYKQPGAATSAEVVFPVGPDAYTTRPTSDFRFASAVAEFGLAVTGSAHAEGADAGRARERAQAATGEDRYGLRAEFVTLVDTYREITG, encoded by the coding sequence ATGACCCAGGAGATGGGCTACGAGGCCCAGGTCGCGCCGGAGGAGTGGCGCGACGTCCCGGTGGAGCCGCAGGAGGAGTACGACGACTCCCCGGAGCAGCCGTTCCAGGACGTGGCGACGAGCCCGCTGTCGACGTTCGCGTCCGACGTCGACACCGCCTCCTACAGCAACCTGCGCCGTCAGCTCCGGCAGGGCGTCGCGCCCGAGGGGGTGCGGATCGAGGAGCTCGTCAACTACTTCGACTACGACTACCCGGCGCCGGCGCCCGACGCGGCGGACCCCTTCACCGTGACGACGCAGGTCGCGGACGCGCCGTGGGCGCCCGGCCACCAGCTGGCGATGATCGGCGTGCAGGCCACGGATGCGACGCCCACGAGCCGCGGCAACAACGTCGTGTTCCTCCTCGACGTCTCCGGCTCCATGGACGACCCGAACAAGCTGCCCCTCCTCGCGGAGTCCTTCGAGCTGCTCGTCGAGCAGCTCGACGAGCGGGACACGGTCTCGATCGTCACCTACGCCGGCAGCGACCAGGTCCTCGCCGACTCCGTCCCGGGCGACCGGCGCGACGAGCTGGTGCGGACCCTGCGCGATCTGCGGGCCGGAGGGACGACCGGTGGTGCGGCGGGCCTGCGGACCGCGTACGAGCTGGCGGAGAAGAACTTCGTCGACGGCGGGAACAACCGGGTCGTCCTGGCGACCGACGGCGACTTCAACGTCGGCCCGTCGACTCCCGAACAGCTCACCGAGCTCATCGAGGAGCACGCGCGTTCCGGGGTCTACATCTCGGTGCTCGGATTCGGGATGGGAAATCTCAAGGACAGCACCATGGAAGCCATCGCGGACCACGGAAACGGCAACTACGCCTACATCGACACGATCAACGAGGCGCGCAAGGTGCTGGTGGACGAGTTCGACTCGACGATGTTCGTCGTCGCCCAGGACCTCAAGGTCCAGGTCGAGCTCAACCCGGCGACCGTGTCGCGGTACCGGCTGCTGGGCTACGACAACCGGCGCCTGGAGGACGAGGAGTTCGACGACGACACCAAGGACGCCGGCGACGTCGGCGCCGGCCACGCCGTCACCGCGTTCTACGAGCTGGTCCCGGCCGGCGACGGCCCGCAGGACGACGGCCTGGCGTACCAGGACGTCGAGGCCGGGGACTCCACCGACTTCATGACCGTCCACGTGCGCTACAAGCAGCCGGGCGCCGCCACGAGCGCGGAGGTCGTCTTCCCCGTCGGGCCCGACGCCTACACGACCCGCCCGACGAGCGACTTCCGGTTCGCGTCCGCCGTCGCCGAGTTTGGCCTCGCGGTCACCGGCTCGGCGCACGCCGAGGGCGCCGACGCGGGCCGGGCGCGCGAACGCGCCCAGGCCGCCACGGGCGAGGACCGCTACGGCCTGCGGGCGGAGTTCGTCACGCTGGTCGACACGTACCGGGAGATCACCGGCTGA
- a CDS encoding DUF1269 domain-containing protein, which yields MATLSAWKFDTPEGAARAEQVLIGLQKQELIQIHDAATVSWEPSAKKPKTRQAHNLAAAGALGGTFWGMLFGLLFFVPLLGAAIGAAAGALGGALTDVGIDDDFIASVRSKVTPGTSALFLLSSDAVPDKVVAALKEQDIRGELIHTNLSAQEEQKLREAFAENV from the coding sequence GTGGCGACTCTCAGCGCATGGAAGTTCGACACACCTGAGGGCGCGGCACGCGCCGAGCAGGTCCTGATCGGGCTGCAGAAGCAGGAGCTCATCCAGATCCACGACGCCGCGACGGTGTCGTGGGAGCCGAGCGCCAAGAAGCCCAAGACGCGGCAGGCGCACAACCTGGCGGCCGCGGGCGCACTGGGGGGGACGTTCTGGGGCATGCTGTTCGGCCTGCTGTTCTTCGTCCCCCTGCTGGGTGCCGCGATCGGCGCCGCGGCGGGCGCGCTGGGCGGTGCCCTGACGGACGTCGGCATCGACGACGACTTCATCGCCTCCGTGCGCAGCAAGGTCACGCCCGGGACGTCCGCGCTGTTCCTGCTGAGCTCCGACGCGGTGCCGGACAAGGTCGTCGCCGCGCTGAAGGAGCAGGACATCCGGGGCGAGCTCATCCACACGAACCTCTCCGCGCAGGAGGAGCAGAAGCTCCGCGAGGCGTTCGCCGAGAACGTCTGA